In Burkholderia savannae, one genomic interval encodes:
- a CDS encoding OmpW/AlkL family protein gives MKKALCAALGAAALTPLAAHAQSAGSNVVTLGWFHVMPQQSTTPLTTSVAPTPINTPLGLTGSFTSPGTGTRTSGADTVGLTTSHFLTDNIAVTTVAGVPPVFKITGQGTIRPPGPAGALASQNLGDPQINPIVKSVRQWSPAVLFQYYFLQATSKVRPFVGIGVSYNWFSDLQLNRNFVKSTQDNLGAVLAAGAGKPGPTQVSAKASSSWQPVFNAGITYNFTDHWGLLASVTYIPLKTTSTVTIKAADGTVLAESKNELKADPIVSFVAVTYKF, from the coding sequence ATGAAAAAAGCACTGTGCGCGGCGCTCGGCGCCGCCGCGCTGACGCCGCTCGCCGCTCACGCGCAAAGCGCGGGCAGCAATGTCGTCACGCTCGGCTGGTTCCATGTGATGCCGCAGCAAAGCACGACCCCGCTCACGACGAGCGTCGCGCCGACGCCGATCAACACGCCGCTCGGGCTGACGGGGTCGTTCACGTCGCCGGGCACCGGCACGCGCACGAGCGGCGCGGACACGGTCGGCCTGACGACGAGCCACTTCCTCACGGACAACATCGCGGTCACGACGGTGGCGGGCGTGCCGCCCGTCTTCAAGATCACGGGGCAAGGCACGATCCGCCCGCCCGGCCCGGCGGGCGCGCTCGCGTCGCAGAACCTCGGCGATCCGCAGATCAACCCGATCGTCAAGAGCGTGCGCCAGTGGAGCCCGGCCGTACTGTTCCAGTACTACTTCCTGCAGGCGACGTCGAAGGTGCGGCCCTTCGTCGGCATCGGCGTGTCGTACAACTGGTTCAGCGACCTTCAGTTGAACCGCAACTTCGTGAAGTCGACGCAGGACAATCTCGGCGCGGTGCTCGCCGCGGGCGCAGGCAAGCCGGGGCCGACGCAGGTGTCGGCGAAGGCGTCGTCGTCATGGCAGCCGGTGTTCAACGCGGGCATCACGTACAACTTCACCGACCACTGGGGCCTGCTCGCGTCGGTCACGTACATTCCGCTGAAGACGACGTCGACCGTGACGATCAAGGCCGCCGACGGCACGGTGCTGGCGGAATCGAAAAACGAGCTGAAGGCGGACCCGATCGTCAGCTTCGTCGCCGTGACCTACAAGTTCTGA
- a CDS encoding DUF2957 domain-containing protein, which translates to MKQRNLILAMACAAPFISACSGGGGGSDSQPLVETALCPSTVDYGTVYTGGGGDGELVKLQIDTTKMTWQITFVASPIPQTTGTAAPSRAGTTQSGTLTQETLLPTQKLNNCSFRLNGASLDPNRPARIFLGMGIVGGTIPGAELQYGGLLGQGAIPDTKFPYYPFIAFSSLETNIANIAGTYSELGYGQVASQSFAPATIDAKVTINPDGTWTRCDSTGIYAGTCRQPGTNLAQSSNGTGAFETDHFQSQLKPTLATVPQAKGFLIVGKVNKQLVPVLIRTGVANPNPTPDANGVPGLTADDESSISLLAPQTAINVGFVNGEYIGVDSQFDYRSTVLVDKQATILDPFNASQASLATALNLDYTQTVPGTITSSHVGASSSAPTGKFIFTGAGGAFGFLDMSNSSSPYFTVGAFVQ; encoded by the coding sequence ATGAAGCAGCGGAATCTGATCCTGGCGATGGCATGCGCCGCGCCCTTCATCTCGGCGTGCAGCGGCGGTGGCGGCGGCAGCGATTCGCAGCCGCTCGTCGAAACCGCGCTGTGCCCGTCGACGGTCGACTACGGCACGGTCTACACGGGCGGCGGCGGCGACGGCGAACTCGTCAAACTGCAGATCGACACGACGAAGATGACCTGGCAGATCACCTTCGTCGCGTCGCCGATTCCGCAAACGACGGGCACCGCGGCGCCGTCGCGCGCGGGCACGACCCAAAGCGGCACGCTCACGCAGGAAACCTTGCTGCCGACGCAAAAGCTCAACAACTGCTCGTTCCGTCTGAACGGCGCGAGCCTCGATCCGAACCGGCCGGCGCGCATCTTCCTCGGCATGGGCATCGTCGGCGGCACGATTCCCGGCGCGGAGCTTCAGTACGGCGGCCTGCTCGGCCAGGGCGCGATTCCGGACACCAAGTTCCCGTACTATCCGTTCATCGCGTTCTCGTCGCTCGAAACGAACATCGCCAACATCGCCGGCACGTACAGCGAGCTCGGCTACGGCCAGGTGGCCTCGCAAAGCTTCGCGCCCGCGACGATCGACGCGAAGGTGACGATCAACCCCGACGGCACCTGGACCCGCTGCGATTCGACGGGCATCTATGCGGGCACCTGCCGCCAGCCCGGCACGAACCTCGCGCAATCGTCGAACGGCACCGGCGCGTTCGAAACGGACCACTTCCAGAGCCAGTTGAAGCCGACGCTCGCGACGGTGCCGCAAGCGAAGGGCTTCCTCATCGTCGGCAAGGTGAACAAGCAGCTCGTGCCGGTGTTGATCCGCACGGGCGTCGCGAACCCGAACCCGACGCCCGATGCGAACGGCGTGCCGGGCCTCACCGCCGACGACGAATCGAGCATCTCGCTCCTCGCGCCGCAGACGGCGATCAACGTCGGTTTCGTCAACGGCGAATACATCGGCGTCGACAGCCAGTTCGACTACCGCTCGACGGTGCTCGTCGACAAGCAGGCGACGATTCTCGATCCGTTCAATGCGTCGCAGGCGTCGCTCGCCACCGCGCTCAATCTCGACTACACGCAGACGGTGCCGGGCACGATCACGTCGTCGCACGTAGGCGCGAGCAGCTCGGCGCCGACCGGCAAGTTCATCTTCACGGGCGCGGGCGGGGCATTCGGCTTCCTCGACATGTCCAACTCGTCGTCGCCGTACTTCACGGTCGGCGCGTTCGTGCAATAA
- a CDS encoding DUF2957 domain-containing protein, which produces MAIAVAPLFAACSGGGGGTPAPIAVPQCSGASCGAQGAPGSAAGNTSLCPATADIAGSTYLGGAGSGEIVSLNINATTMTYTLKWLESPIPLATGTVTPTRAGTTITGSVAHPPAGTLPTAEQTRCAFVLLPGSGTSPATNSTYSTAADFNQANPPMILVGFGVAGGGIPGATVQYSGLTIIPGVLQNIGQVPQRHFDFYPFLAFSNTTTDVTKLAGTYNALLYHSVPSSNYATKGVNANETFDSNGACTSTSASGCMTTGNPWASSGSGYFNSTQAPQILPQTQLPLIGATGKSAVAHMVLGQLNGATVPVVVRTGNVNLGTPPLHTDAQVDDESGIAVLGPATALALGSVDGGYAGADSNFKYTATVVKGTTGTFVNPSTQQAETGFNLDYGQSTPGLLGATTTDTSASGFVIANGGLFATLIQGTVNGGITQSSAIAGQTPSAPYFGVGAQVSK; this is translated from the coding sequence ATGGCCATAGCCGTCGCCCCTTTGTTTGCCGCTTGTAGTGGAGGGGGCGGCGGCACCCCTGCCCCCATCGCCGTTCCGCAATGCTCGGGCGCAAGCTGCGGCGCCCAAGGCGCGCCCGGTTCGGCGGCCGGCAACACGTCGCTCTGCCCCGCCACCGCGGACATCGCCGGCAGCACGTATCTCGGCGGCGCTGGCAGCGGCGAGATCGTGAGCCTGAACATCAACGCGACCACGATGACGTACACGCTCAAGTGGCTCGAATCCCCGATTCCGCTCGCGACCGGCACCGTCACGCCCACTCGCGCCGGCACGACGATCACGGGCAGCGTCGCGCATCCGCCCGCGGGCACGCTGCCGACCGCCGAGCAGACGCGCTGCGCGTTCGTGCTGCTGCCGGGCAGCGGCACCTCCCCCGCGACGAACTCGACCTACTCCACCGCAGCCGACTTCAACCAGGCGAACCCGCCAATGATCCTCGTCGGCTTCGGCGTCGCGGGCGGCGGCATCCCGGGCGCGACGGTCCAGTACAGCGGCCTCACGATCATCCCGGGCGTGCTGCAGAACATCGGCCAGGTGCCGCAGCGTCACTTCGATTTCTATCCGTTCCTCGCCTTCTCGAACACGACGACCGACGTGACGAAGCTCGCGGGCACGTACAACGCGCTGCTGTACCACTCGGTGCCGTCGAGCAACTACGCGACGAAGGGCGTCAACGCGAACGAGACGTTCGATTCGAACGGCGCGTGCACGTCGACGAGCGCGTCGGGCTGCATGACGACGGGCAACCCGTGGGCGTCGAGCGGCAGCGGCTACTTCAACAGCACGCAGGCGCCGCAGATCCTGCCGCAGACGCAGCTGCCGCTCATCGGCGCGACGGGCAAGTCGGCGGTCGCGCACATGGTGCTCGGCCAGCTGAACGGCGCGACCGTGCCCGTCGTCGTGCGCACGGGCAACGTGAACCTCGGCACGCCGCCGCTGCACACCGACGCGCAAGTCGACGACGAATCGGGCATCGCGGTGCTCGGGCCGGCGACGGCGCTCGCGCTCGGCAGCGTCGACGGCGGCTACGCGGGCGCGGACTCGAACTTCAAGTACACGGCGACGGTGGTCAAGGGGACGACGGGCACGTTCGTCAATCCGAGCACGCAGCAGGCGGAAACCGGCTTCAACCTCGACTACGGCCAGTCGACGCCGGGCCTGCTCGGCGCGACGACGACCGACACGTCGGCGTCGGGCTTCGTGATCGCGAACGGCGGGCTGTTCGCGACGCTGATCCAGGGCACCGTCAACGGCGGGATCACGCAGAGCTCGGCGATCGCCGGCCAGACGCCGTCCGCGCCTTACTTCGGCGTCGGCGCGCAAGTCAGCAAGTAA
- the argC gene encoding N-acetyl-gamma-glutamyl-phosphate reductase: MSTKVFVDGQEGTTGLKIFEYLSARDDIEILRIDEALRKDVDERRRLINASDVTFLCLPDVASRESAALVENPNTTLIDASTAFRTSADWAYGLPELNRAQRERIRTAKRIAVPGCHASAFVLAMRPLVDAGVVAPGFAAHSYSITGYSGGGKKMIADYEAGGAKLAAPRAYALGLAHKHLPEMAAHTGLASAPIFTPIVGPFYKGLAVTTYFTPSQLAKRVTPQDVQRVLAEHYAGEAFVRVAPYDAAENLDDGFFDVQANNGTNRVDLFVFGTAERFVTLARLDNLGKGASGAAIQCMNLNVGAAEDTGLER, translated from the coding sequence ATGAGCACGAAAGTTTTTGTCGACGGCCAGGAAGGCACGACCGGCCTGAAGATCTTCGAATATCTGTCCGCGCGCGACGACATCGAAATCCTGCGCATCGACGAAGCGTTGCGCAAGGACGTCGACGAGCGCCGCCGCCTCATCAACGCATCGGACGTCACGTTCCTGTGCCTGCCCGACGTCGCGTCGCGCGAGTCGGCGGCGCTCGTCGAAAATCCGAACACGACGCTGATCGACGCGAGCACCGCGTTCCGCACGAGCGCCGACTGGGCGTACGGCCTGCCCGAGCTGAACCGCGCGCAGCGCGAGCGCATCCGCACCGCGAAGCGCATCGCGGTGCCGGGCTGCCACGCGTCGGCGTTCGTGCTCGCGATGCGCCCGCTCGTCGATGCGGGCGTCGTCGCGCCGGGCTTCGCCGCGCACAGCTACTCGATCACGGGCTACAGCGGCGGCGGCAAGAAGATGATCGCCGATTACGAAGCGGGCGGCGCGAAGCTCGCGGCCCCGCGTGCATACGCGCTCGGCCTCGCGCACAAGCACCTGCCGGAGATGGCCGCGCACACGGGCCTCGCGAGCGCGCCGATCTTCACGCCGATCGTCGGGCCGTTCTACAAGGGGCTCGCCGTCACCACGTACTTCACGCCGAGCCAGCTCGCCAAGCGCGTGACGCCGCAGGACGTGCAGCGCGTGCTCGCCGAGCATTACGCGGGCGAGGCGTTCGTGCGCGTCGCGCCGTACGACGCGGCCGAAAATCTCGACGACGGCTTCTTCGACGTGCAGGCGAACAACGGCACGAACCGCGTCGACCTCTTCGTGTTCGGCACGGCGGAGCGCTTCGTCACGCTCGCACGGCTCGACAACCTCGGCAAGGGCGCGTCGGGCGCCGCGATCCAGTGCATGAACCTCAACGTCGGCGCAGCCGAGGACACGGGACTCGAGCGCTGA
- a CDS encoding flavodoxin family protein, with protein sequence MSNIVIVYHSGYGHTKKLAESVLAGAQDAGANARLVAVGDLDDAGWAALDAADAIVFGAPTYMGGPSADFKKFADATSKAWFGQKWKDKIAAGFTNSASMNGDKFSTIQYFVTLAMQHGMVWVGTGLLPANTKASTRNDINYAGGFTGLLAQSPSDASPDEAPASGDLDTAKAFGARVAAATARWLAGK encoded by the coding sequence ATGTCGAACATCGTCATCGTCTATCACAGCGGCTACGGCCACACGAAGAAGCTCGCCGAATCGGTGCTCGCGGGCGCGCAGGACGCGGGCGCGAACGCGCGGCTCGTCGCCGTCGGCGATCTCGACGACGCCGGCTGGGCCGCGCTCGACGCGGCCGACGCGATCGTCTTCGGCGCGCCGACCTACATGGGCGGCCCGTCGGCCGACTTCAAGAAATTCGCCGACGCGACGTCGAAAGCATGGTTCGGCCAGAAATGGAAGGACAAGATCGCGGCGGGCTTCACGAACTCCGCGTCGATGAACGGCGACAAGTTCTCGACGATTCAATACTTCGTCACGCTCGCGATGCAGCATGGGATGGTGTGGGTCGGCACGGGCCTGCTGCCCGCGAACACGAAGGCGTCGACGCGCAACGACATCAACTACGCGGGCGGCTTCACCGGCCTGCTCGCGCAATCGCCGTCCGACGCGTCGCCGGACGAGGCGCCCGCGAGCGGCGATCTCGACACCGCGAAGGCGTTCGGCGCGCGCGTCGCGGCGGCAACCGCCCGCTGGCTCGCCGGCAAGTGA
- a CDS encoding YbhB/YbcL family Raf kinase inhibitor-like protein translates to MRVGRRVVPPGSPRRLLALAFACASFFGILGGPRARAEDAFVLTSDDLRPGGRVGASHVFNQGDCKGGNRSPQLAWRNPPPGTKGFAVTMFDPDAPGRGWWHWAVAGIPASVSSLPADASASGFLRKLGATEARNDFGIDGYGGPCPPPGKPHRYVITVHALKATDLRVATGRPAQMFDHEIGTESIGSAQLVVTYGR, encoded by the coding sequence ATGCGTGTGGGTCGCCGAGTCGTTCCGCCAGGTTCGCCCCGTCGTCTGCTCGCGCTCGCCTTCGCCTGCGCTTCCTTCTTCGGCATCCTCGGCGGCCCGCGTGCGCGCGCCGAAGACGCGTTCGTGCTCACGAGCGACGACCTGCGCCCCGGCGGCCGCGTCGGCGCGTCGCACGTCTTCAATCAGGGCGACTGCAAGGGCGGCAACCGCTCGCCGCAGCTCGCGTGGCGCAATCCGCCGCCCGGCACGAAGGGCTTCGCCGTCACGATGTTCGATCCCGACGCGCCCGGCCGCGGCTGGTGGCACTGGGCGGTCGCCGGCATCCCGGCGAGCGTCTCGAGCCTGCCCGCCGACGCGAGCGCGTCCGGCTTCCTGCGCAAGCTCGGCGCGACCGAGGCGCGCAACGATTTCGGCATCGACGGCTACGGCGGCCCATGTCCGCCGCCCGGCAAACCGCACCGCTACGTGATCACCGTCCACGCGCTGAAGGCCACCGACCTGCGCGTCGCGACGGGCCGCCCCGCTCAGATGTTCGACCACGAGATCGGCACCGAGTCGATCGGCTCCGCGCAGCTCGTCGTCACATACGGCCGCTAG
- a CDS encoding orotate phosphoribosyltransferase, with the protein MTGFDRQTISDTTAKMLLEVQAVHFNADKPFIFTSGWASPVYIDCRKLISFPRVRRGLMEMAEATILRDVGFEQIDAVAGGETAGIPFAAWIADRMMLPMQYVRKKPKGFGRNAQIEGYLEEGSRVLLVEDLTTDSRSKINFINALRTAGATVNHCFVLFHYNIFKESVSVLKDIDVDLHALATWWDVLRVAKASGYFETKTLDEVEKFLHSPAEWSAAHGGATGAQE; encoded by the coding sequence ATGACAGGCTTCGATCGTCAGACGATCTCCGACACGACCGCCAAAATGCTGCTCGAAGTGCAAGCGGTGCACTTCAACGCCGACAAGCCCTTCATCTTCACGTCCGGATGGGCGAGCCCGGTCTACATCGACTGCCGCAAGCTGATCTCGTTTCCGCGCGTGCGCCGCGGCCTGATGGAGATGGCCGAGGCGACGATCCTGCGCGACGTCGGCTTCGAGCAGATCGACGCGGTGGCGGGCGGCGAAACCGCCGGCATCCCGTTCGCCGCGTGGATCGCCGACCGGATGATGCTGCCGATGCAGTACGTGCGTAAAAAGCCGAAGGGTTTCGGCCGCAACGCGCAGATCGAGGGCTATCTGGAGGAAGGCTCGCGCGTGCTGCTCGTCGAGGACCTGACGACCGACAGCCGCAGCAAGATCAACTTCATCAACGCGCTGCGCACGGCGGGCGCGACGGTGAACCACTGCTTCGTGCTGTTCCACTACAACATCTTCAAGGAAAGCGTGTCGGTGCTGAAGGACATCGACGTCGACCTGCACGCGCTCGCGACCTGGTGGGACGTGCTGCGCGTCGCGAAGGCGTCGGGCTACTTCGAGACGAAGACGCTCGACGAAGTCGAGAAATTCCTGCACTCGCCGGCCGAATGGTCGGCCGCGCACGGCGGCGCGACGGGCGCGCAGGAGTAA
- a CDS encoding NADP-dependent malic enzyme encodes MDEQLKQSALAYHQNPKPGKISVTPTKPLSNQLDLSLAYSPGVAAACEAIHADPLDAQKYTSRGNLVGVVTNGTAVLGLGNIGPLAAKPVMEGKGCLFKKFAGIDVFDIELSESDPDKLVDAIAMLEPTLGGINLEDIKAPECFYIEQKLRERMKIPVFHDDQHGTAIIASAAILNGLKVVGKDLSSVKLVCSGAGAAAIACLDLLVKLGLSKSNVLVCDSKGVIYEGRGNLDPSKQRYAVTTDARTLADAIRDADVFLGCSSAGVLKQDMVKTMADKPLILALANPEPEIRPEDAKAVRPDAIVATGRSDYPNQVNNVLCFPFIFRGALDVGATTITEEMKLACVRAIAELAQETDQSEEVAKAYEGHSLEFGPEYLIPKPFDPRLIIKIAPAVAQAAMDSGVATRPIADMDAYREQLGATVYRTGMVMRPVFATAKTKTARIVFAEGEDERVLRAAQFVLQEKIAKPIIVGRPSVVEMRLKKIGSKLVGGADFEIVNPEDDPRYQQCWQAYHEMGARDGVTPEVAKAALRKFNTLIGAILVHLGDADGMICGMIDTYHSHLKFIEQVLGRAKGAEHFAAMNLLMLPGRNLFMCDTYVNEQPSAEQLADMTIQAAAEIERFGITPKAALLSNSNFGSAPSASSRRMADARKLIVERAPNLEVDGEMHGDAALSEVVRKAAFPGTTLTGEANLLIMPNVEAANIAYNLLKMVGGEGVTVGPFLLGAAKPVHILTPAATVRRIINMTAVAAANVQVK; translated from the coding sequence ATGGACGAACAACTGAAGCAAAGCGCTCTCGCTTATCACCAGAATCCGAAACCCGGCAAGATTTCGGTCACGCCCACGAAGCCGCTGTCGAACCAGCTCGATCTGTCGCTCGCATATTCGCCCGGCGTCGCGGCCGCGTGCGAGGCGATCCACGCGGACCCGCTCGACGCGCAGAAGTACACGTCGCGCGGCAACCTCGTCGGCGTCGTGACGAACGGCACCGCGGTGCTCGGCCTCGGCAACATCGGCCCGCTCGCCGCGAAGCCGGTGATGGAGGGCAAGGGGTGCCTGTTCAAGAAATTCGCGGGCATCGACGTGTTCGACATCGAACTCTCCGAGTCCGATCCGGACAAGCTCGTCGATGCGATCGCGATGCTCGAGCCGACGCTCGGCGGCATCAATCTCGAAGACATCAAGGCGCCCGAGTGCTTCTACATCGAGCAGAAGCTGCGCGAGCGGATGAAGATTCCCGTCTTCCACGACGATCAGCACGGCACCGCGATCATCGCGTCGGCGGCGATCCTGAACGGCCTGAAGGTGGTCGGCAAGGATCTGTCGAGCGTGAAGCTCGTGTGCTCGGGTGCGGGCGCGGCGGCGATCGCGTGTCTCGACCTGCTCGTGAAGCTCGGCCTGTCCAAGTCGAACGTGCTCGTTTGCGACTCGAAAGGCGTGATCTACGAAGGCCGCGGCAATCTCGATCCGTCGAAGCAGCGCTACGCGGTGACGACCGACGCGCGCACGCTCGCCGACGCGATTCGCGATGCGGACGTGTTCCTCGGCTGCTCGAGCGCGGGCGTGCTGAAGCAGGACATGGTGAAGACGATGGCGGACAAGCCGCTCATCCTCGCGCTCGCGAACCCGGAGCCGGAAATCCGCCCGGAAGACGCGAAGGCGGTGCGCCCGGACGCGATCGTCGCGACGGGCCGCTCCGATTATCCGAACCAGGTCAACAACGTCCTGTGCTTCCCGTTCATCTTCCGCGGCGCGCTCGACGTCGGCGCGACGACGATCACCGAGGAGATGAAGCTCGCGTGCGTGCGCGCGATCGCCGAGCTCGCGCAGGAAACCGATCAGAGCGAGGAAGTCGCGAAGGCGTATGAAGGCCATTCGCTCGAATTCGGCCCGGAATACCTGATTCCGAAGCCGTTCGATCCGCGCCTCATCATCAAGATCGCGCCCGCCGTCGCGCAGGCCGCGATGGATTCGGGCGTGGCCACCCGCCCGATCGCCGACATGGACGCGTACCGCGAGCAACTCGGCGCGACCGTCTACCGCACCGGCATGGTGATGCGCCCCGTGTTCGCCACCGCGAAGACGAAGACCGCGCGCATCGTGTTCGCCGAGGGCGAGGACGAGCGCGTGCTGCGCGCCGCGCAGTTCGTGCTGCAGGAGAAGATCGCGAAGCCGATCATCGTCGGCCGTCCGTCCGTCGTCGAGATGCGTCTGAAGAAGATCGGCTCGAAGCTCGTGGGCGGAGCCGATTTCGAGATCGTCAATCCGGAAGACGATCCGCGCTACCAGCAATGCTGGCAGGCGTACCACGAGATGGGCGCGCGCGACGGCGTGACGCCGGAAGTCGCGAAGGCCGCGCTGCGCAAGTTCAACACGCTGATCGGCGCGATCCTCGTGCACCTCGGCGACGCGGACGGCATGATCTGCGGGATGATCGACACGTACCACAGCCACCTGAAGTTCATCGAGCAGGTGCTCGGCCGCGCGAAGGGCGCCGAGCACTTCGCGGCGATGAACCTGCTGATGCTGCCGGGCCGCAACCTGTTCATGTGCGATACCTACGTGAACGAGCAGCCGAGCGCGGAGCAGCTCGCCGACATGACGATCCAGGCGGCGGCCGAGATCGAGCGTTTCGGCATCACGCCGAAGGCGGCGCTGCTGTCGAACTCGAACTTCGGCAGCGCGCCGTCGGCGTCGTCGCGCCGAATGGCGGACGCGCGCAAGCTGATTGTCGAGCGCGCGCCGAACCTTGAGGTCGACGGCGAAATGCACGGCGACGCGGCGCTGTCCGAAGTGGTTCGCAAGGCCGCGTTCCCCGGCACGACGCTCACGGGCGAGGCGAACCTCCTGATCATGCCGAACGTCGAGGCGGCGAACATCGCGTACAACCTGCTGAAGATGGTGGGCGGCGAAGGCGTGACGGTCGGCCCGTTCCTGCTCGGCGCGGCGAAGCCCGTGCACATCCTGACGCCGGCTGCGACGGTGCGCCGGATCATCAACATGACGGCCGTCGCGGCGGCGAACGTGCAGGTGAAGTAA